In Streptomyces sp. HUAS ZL42, the DNA window GAGACCGCGGCGGAAGCCGCAAGCGGTCGCACGGGTGTCGAACTCCTTCGCGAACGCAGCAAGCAGTTGAGGTTCTCCTACGTGCCACCCGGCGAGCGCCCTACAGGCCCGGGGCGCGAAGACCGGGCGCTCACCCAGGCCGGCGCGGCGACCCGCCGTCTCCTCGAGGGGCTGGCCGAACTCTCGGCGCTGCACGGTCCCGCGGTGGTCACCGACCCGTCGTGTGACGTCCTGCTCGCCCGAGTCGCCGACGTGTGCGCGTCTGCCCGTGCGGCGCTGCGGGCCGGCGCAGGCGTGCCATCGGTGGCGTCCTTGGCGGCGTTGATGGAACACGTCCAGGCGGAACGCATCCGACGAAGCGCGCCGCCCGCACGGCCGGACATCGGCGTACTGCGGAAACAGTCGGCCGTACTGGAAGTCGCGGCGGCCGCCTGGGTCGCCGTCACGGCACTGGGCATCGCGGAACGCGGGCGGACGGCACCACCGGCCGCAGGGGATGTCTTCTGGTACGCCGACCTCCCCACGCACCGCCTGTGGGCACGCCGTATGGGCGCCAATCTCACACGGCGTTCTGTGTGGTTCCAGAACGCGGTACGGGTGGCACTGGGACTGGCAGCGGCACGGCTCGTGGCGGGCACACTCGACCTCGCGCACGGCTTCTGGGTCCTGCTGGCGGTGCTGACATTGGGACGCACCACCGTGGGCGCGACGTGGAAGGCGGTTCGGCAGGCGCTCCTCGGCAACCTGGTGGGCGCCGCGGCTGCCGGAGTCATGCTGCTGACCGTGGGACAGCATTCGGACGTCTATGCGGCCCTGCTCGTACCGGTCATGCTCGTGGCGTTCATCCTGGGACCGCTCTTGGGCATCGTCTTCGCACAAGGCCTGTTCACCTTCTTGGTGGCCCTCGTCTTCGCCCAAGTCACGCCGGTGAACTGGCGGTTGTCCGAAGTACGTCTGATCGACGTCGTCACCGGCAGCATCATCGGTCTGCTGTGCGGCCTGCTGGCCTGGCCGGCCGGCGGGCACCGGGAGGTCCGCCGCACGATGGCCGATCTGCTTCGGGCGTGCGGAGACCTCATCCCGCCCACTGCCGATCTGTTGACGAACCCCTCGGTGTCGCCGACGTCGCTGCCGACCCTGCCGCTGCTGCATCGTCTGAGACTGGCCGAGGCGGCCTACGCGCAGTACCGCAACGAACCCACCGCAGCCCAGGAGCGGGCGCCCGCAGACTGGCACGCGGTTCTCATCGTGGCCCACCAGACACTGCAGGGAACACAGCGCCTGCTGCGCTTCGACCTCGCCGCGCCCGACCCCCCTTCCGACCCGGCGCGCCGCGCAGGCAGCAGCACGTCACGCCTGCCGGAACCAGGACCAGACGCAGGGCGGCACACATGCACGCTGCCGGACAGGGCAGTGGCGCAGCCCGTGCTCGTCGACCTCGACGCCTGGCTGACCGGCATAGCCCGTCAGCTCGACCGGATATCCGCATCGGTCCCGACAAGCTCCGGCTGACAATCCCGCCGACGTCCTACGAACTGCCGGGCAGCGGAAGACGGGGCGCTGGAGAGCCTACAGCGCCCGCGCCACGAGGAGGGCGACGTCGTCGTGGTCGTCGGGGTGACGCAGGCCGTACAGCAGGAGGTCGCAGGTTTCCTCGAGGGGCCGTTGCGGTTCGTCGAGGAAACTGAGGAGGACGTTCAGGCGGTCGTCGATGGAGTGGTACCGGGTCTCGACGAGGCCGTCGGTGTAGAGGACCAGCACGTCGCCGGGGCCGAGGTCCACCGTGGTGGTCTCGAAGGGGACGCCGCCGACTCCGAGCGGGGTTGCCGTGGGCAGGTCGAGCAGCTCGGGGGCTCGGTCCGGGCGTGCCAGCGCGGGCGGCATGTGTCCGGCGTTGGCGATACGGCAGCGGCGCGTGTGCGGGTCGTACACGGCGTAGAGGCACGTGACGATGTAGTGCTCCAGGTCGCAGGTGATCTTGTCCAGGTGCTGCAGCACGGCGCCGGGGGCGAGATCGAGATCTGCGTAGGCGCAGGTGGCGGTGCGCAGCCGGCCCATGGTGGCGGCGGCGTCGATGCCGTTGCCCATGACGTCGCCCACGACCAGGGCGGTCTTGTCGTCGACCAGAGGGATGACGTCGTACCAGTCGCCGCCGACCTCGCTGGTGGCCTGGGCGGGCCGGTAGCGGGAGGCGAGTTCCAGGCCGGTCTGGTGAGGCGGGTGGTCGGGCAGCAGGCTGCGCTGAAGCGTGAGCGCGGTGTTGCGCACGCTCTGGAACCAGCGGGCGTTGTCGATGGCCACAGCGGCGCGGCTGGCCAGCTCACTGGCCAGGACGACGTCGTCCTCGTCGAAGGGGAGCGGGTTGCGGGTGCGTTTGAGGTCGAGGGCGCCGAGCACCTCCCCGTGGGCGACCAACGGAACGGCGAGATA includes these proteins:
- a CDS encoding FUSC family protein; translation: MARDVARMTVLRRAVQTTVAASAGFYLCLYGFDEPVAALYALFAPIALGPLSSIAGAGRRRAGVMVRALPFALMLVALGTALAASTWAAVAGMAVVGFVLGFAPVGGPRSAGAAPGLQLFYILACFPPYAPQTLPARLAGASLGVLALAACSSLILPGTPARSYRARLADALETAAEAASGRTGVELLRERSKQLRFSYVPPGERPTGPGREDRALTQAGAATRRLLEGLAELSALHGPAVVTDPSCDVLLARVADVCASARAALRAGAGVPSVASLAALMEHVQAERIRRSAPPARPDIGVLRKQSAVLEVAAAAWVAVTALGIAERGRTAPPAAGDVFWYADLPTHRLWARRMGANLTRRSVWFQNAVRVALGLAAARLVAGTLDLAHGFWVLLAVLTLGRTTVGATWKAVRQALLGNLVGAAAAGVMLLTVGQHSDVYAALLVPVMLVAFILGPLLGIVFAQGLFTFLVALVFAQVTPVNWRLSEVRLIDVVTGSIIGLLCGLLAWPAGGHREVRRTMADLLRACGDLIPPTADLLTNPSVSPTSLPTLPLLHRLRLAEAAYAQYRNEPTAAQERAPADWHAVLIVAHQTLQGTQRLLRFDLAAPDPPSDPARRAGSSTSRLPEPGPDAGRHTCTLPDRAVAQPVLVDLDAWLTGIARQLDRISASVPTSSG